In one Pseudarthrobacter oxydans genomic region, the following are encoded:
- a CDS encoding NADP-dependent isocitrate dehydrogenase produces the protein MSKIIYTHTDEAPMLATYSFLPIIEAFASTAGVEVETRDISLAGRIIAVFGDYLTPEQQIGDALAELGELAKTPEANIIKLPNISASIPQLKAAIAELQGQGYALPDYPDNPSSDEETAIRSRYDKIKGSAVNPVLREGNSDRRAPLSVKNYARQNPHSMGAWTPDSKTNVATMGQDDFRSNEKSVVIGSEGTIAIQLVREDGSVKVLKKAFPVLAGEVIDGTVMRAAALDEFLKAQVARAKEEGVLFSAHLKATMMKVSDPIIFGHVVKAYFSELFETYGKQLSAAGISPNNGLAAILSSLEDLPEDVREGVQALIKKGLEEGPALAMVDSDKGITTLNVPSDVIVDASMPAMIRSSGHMWGPDGKEADTLAVLPDSSYAGIYQVVIDDCRANGAYDPTTMGTVPNVGLMAQAAEEYGSHDKTFEIQEAGTVQIVDGSGNVLIEHQVSEGDIWRACQTKDLPIRDWVKLAVTRARASQTPAVFWLDEERAHDANLIAKVNEYLKEHDTEGLDIQIMSPVKAIAFTLERIRKGEDTISVSGNVLRDYLTDLFPILELGTSAKMLSVVPLMNGGGLFETGAGGSAPKHVQQLLKENHLRWDSLGEFLALAVSFEHLATTTDNKRAQVLADTLDRATGTFLLENKSPSRRAGELDNRGSHYFLARYWAEELAKQTDDADLAASFSSIAGELSSKEETIVGELAEVQGSPVDIGGYYHPDEAKVSAVMRPSATLNKVLATLS, from the coding sequence ATGTCCAAGATTATCTACACCCACACCGACGAAGCGCCGATGCTGGCTACCTATTCGTTCCTGCCCATCATCGAGGCGTTCGCCTCGACAGCAGGTGTGGAGGTGGAGACCCGCGACATTTCGCTCGCCGGCCGCATCATCGCCGTCTTCGGTGACTACCTGACCCCCGAGCAGCAGATCGGTGACGCCCTTGCTGAACTCGGCGAGCTGGCGAAGACGCCGGAAGCCAACATCATCAAGCTGCCCAACATCAGCGCCTCCATCCCGCAGCTGAAGGCAGCCATCGCCGAACTGCAGGGCCAGGGCTACGCCCTTCCGGACTACCCGGACAACCCGTCCTCGGACGAGGAAACGGCCATCCGCTCGCGCTACGACAAGATCAAGGGCTCCGCCGTGAACCCGGTCCTGCGCGAAGGCAACTCGGACCGCCGCGCACCGCTGTCCGTCAAGAACTACGCCCGCCAGAACCCGCACTCCATGGGCGCCTGGACCCCGGATTCCAAGACCAATGTGGCCACCATGGGCCAGGACGACTTCCGCTCCAACGAGAAGTCGGTTGTCATCGGGTCCGAGGGCACCATCGCCATCCAGCTCGTGCGGGAAGACGGCTCCGTGAAGGTCCTGAAGAAGGCATTCCCGGTCCTGGCCGGAGAGGTCATCGACGGCACCGTGATGCGCGCCGCCGCCCTGGACGAATTCCTGAAGGCACAGGTTGCCCGCGCCAAGGAAGAGGGCGTGCTGTTCTCCGCCCACCTCAAGGCCACCATGATGAAGGTTTCGGACCCCATCATCTTCGGCCACGTGGTCAAGGCCTACTTCTCCGAACTCTTCGAGACCTACGGCAAGCAGCTCTCCGCCGCCGGCATCAGCCCCAACAACGGCCTGGCCGCCATTCTGAGCAGCCTCGAGGACCTGCCAGAGGACGTCCGCGAAGGCGTGCAGGCCCTCATCAAGAAGGGTCTCGAAGAGGGCCCCGCCCTGGCCATGGTGGACTCGGACAAGGGAATCACCACCCTGAACGTCCCCAGCGACGTCATCGTGGACGCCTCCATGCCCGCCATGATCCGCAGCTCCGGCCACATGTGGGGCCCGGACGGCAAGGAAGCTGACACCCTGGCCGTCCTGCCGGACAGCTCCTACGCCGGCATCTACCAGGTGGTCATCGATGACTGCCGCGCCAACGGCGCCTACGACCCCACCACCATGGGCACCGTCCCGAACGTGGGCCTCATGGCACAGGCCGCCGAGGAATACGGCAGCCACGACAAGACCTTCGAAATCCAGGAAGCCGGCACCGTCCAGATCGTTGACGGTTCCGGAAACGTCCTGATTGAGCACCAGGTTTCCGAAGGCGACATCTGGCGCGCCTGCCAGACGAAGGACCTGCCCATCCGCGACTGGGTCAAGCTGGCCGTCACCCGCGCCCGCGCCTCCCAGACCCCCGCCGTGTTCTGGCTGGACGAAGAGCGTGCCCACGACGCCAACCTCATCGCCAAGGTCAACGAGTACCTTAAGGAGCACGACACCGAGGGCCTGGACATCCAGATCATGTCCCCGGTCAAGGCCATCGCCTTCACCCTGGAGCGCATCCGCAAGGGCGAGGACACCATCTCGGTGTCCGGCAACGTCCTGCGCGACTACCTCACGGACCTGTTCCCCATCCTGGAGCTGGGCACCAGCGCCAAGATGCTCTCCGTTGTTCCGCTGATGAACGGCGGCGGGCTCTTCGAAACCGGCGCCGGCGGCTCCGCCCCGAAGCACGTCCAGCAGCTGCTCAAGGAAAACCACCTCCGGTGGGACAGCCTGGGTGAGTTCCTGGCCCTGGCCGTCAGCTTCGAGCACCTGGCCACCACCACGGACAACAAGCGCGCCCAGGTCCTGGCCGACACACTGGACCGCGCCACCGGAACCTTCCTGCTGGAGAACAAGTCGCCCAGCCGCCGTGCCGGCGAGCTGGACAACCGCGGCAGCCACTACTTCCTGGCCCGCTACTGGGCCGAGGAACTGGCCAAGCAGACGGACGACGCCGACCTGGCCGCCTCCTTCAGCTCCATCGCCGGAGAGCTTTCCTCGAAGGAGGAAACGATTGTTGGCGAACTGGCCGAGGTCCAGGGCTCGCCGGTGGACATCGGCGGCTACTACCACCCGGACGAGGCCAAGGTTTCGGCCGTGATGCGTCCGTCCGCCACGCTCAACAAGGTTCTCGCCACGCTGAGCTAG